A stretch of the Gossypium hirsutum isolate 1008001.06 chromosome D07, Gossypium_hirsutum_v2.1, whole genome shotgun sequence genome encodes the following:
- the LOC107954692 gene encoding probable inactive ATP-dependent zinc metalloprotease FTSHI 5, chloroplastic isoform X2: MSLQIAWDLAQTLVCNLGMDLWTDDFKWFVWFLIRSAIYGYILYHAFCFLRRKVPGVLGYGPIRKDPNMRKLRRVKGYFNYRWRRIKRKKKAGIDPIRTAFYGMKELKDCIKGLLYLVGVVEHRIRVFRTDGYG; this comes from the exons ATGTCTCTTCAGATTGCTTGGGACTTAGCCCAAACCCTGGTTTGTAACCTAGGAATGGATCTATGGACAGATGACTTTAAATGGTTTGTTTGGTTTCTCATTCGAAGTGCTATCTATGGATATATTTTGTATCATGCATTCTGCTTCCTTAGAAGAAAAGTTCCAGGAGTTCTTGGTTATGGACCTATACGTAAAGATCCAAACATGAGAAAACTGCGGAGAGTG AAAGGCTATTTTAATTATAGGTGGAGGAGGATCAAACGCAAGAAAAAGGCTGGCATTGATCCTATAAGAACTGCTTTTTATGGAATGAAG GAACTTAAAGATTGCATTAAGGGATTGCTGTATTTGGTGGGAGTGGTAGAACATCGAATCCGGGTTTTCAGAACAGATGGATACGGATAG
- the LOC107954692 gene encoding probable inactive ATP-dependent zinc metalloprotease FTSHI 5, chloroplastic isoform X1, translated as MSLQIAWDLAQTLVCNLGMDLWTDDFKWFVWFLIRSAIYGYILYHAFCFLRRKVPGVLGYGPIRKDPNMRKLRRVKGYFNYRWRRIKRKKKAGIDPIRTAFYGMKATPLNLGTMFVPVLGELESIVVIVLNDAALLRNLKIALRDCCIWWEW; from the exons ATGTCTCTTCAGATTGCTTGGGACTTAGCCCAAACCCTGGTTTGTAACCTAGGAATGGATCTATGGACAGATGACTTTAAATGGTTTGTTTGGTTTCTCATTCGAAGTGCTATCTATGGATATATTTTGTATCATGCATTCTGCTTCCTTAGAAGAAAAGTTCCAGGAGTTCTTGGTTATGGACCTATACGTAAAGATCCAAACATGAGAAAACTGCGGAGAGTG AAAGGCTATTTTAATTATAGGTGGAGGAGGATCAAACGCAAGAAAAAGGCTGGCATTGATCCTATAAGAACTGCTTTTTATGGAATGAAG GCTACACCTCTAAACTTAGGAACAATGTTCGTTCCCGTGCTTGGGGAGCTGGAATCAATTGTAGTTATCGTGTTGAACGATGCTGCATTGTTAAG GAACTTAAAGATTGCATTAAGGGATTGCTGTATTTGGTGGGAGTGGTAG
- the LOC107954691 gene encoding L10-interacting MYB domain-containing protein-like isoform X4, translating into MKKAMWDKRLTEMFCDICIKEILKGNRPGTHFTRDGWLKIMTNFEKETGKSFSQRQLKNRWDALKKEWKAWKKLKGEDNGLGWNPIKRTVDASDEWRESRLQVVPEAKKFKTSGIDPEFEVKLDQMFMGIVATGDEYSR; encoded by the exons ATGAAAAAAGCAATGTGGGATAAGAGATTGACAGAAATGTTTTGTGATATTTGTATTAAAGAGATATTGAAAGGCAATAGGCCTGGTACTCATTTCACAAGGGATGGATGGTTGAAAATAATGACAAACTTTGAGAAAGAAACGGGCAAGAGTTTTTCACAAAGACAACTTAAAAATAGGTGGGATGCCCTAAAAAAAGAatggaaagcttggaaaaaacTTAAAGGCGAAGATAATGGTTTAGGGTGGAATCCTATAAAAAGAACCGTTGATGCATCGGATGAATGGAGGGAAAGTAGGCTACAG GTTGTGCCTGaagctaaaaaatttaaaacatcggGCATTGATCCTGAATTCGAAGTGAAGTTAGACCAAATGTTCATGGGGATAGTTGCAACAG GTGATGAGTACAGTCGATGA
- the LOC107954691 gene encoding L10-interacting MYB domain-containing protein-like isoform X3: protein MKKAMWDKRLTEMFCDICIKEILKGNRPGTHFTRDGWLKIMTNFEKETGKSFSQRQLKNRWDALKKEWKAWKKLKGEDNGLGWNPIKRTVDASDEWRESRLQVVPEAKKFKTSGIDPEFEVKLDQMFMGIVATGDKAWAPSSGDEYSR from the exons ATGAAAAAAGCAATGTGGGATAAGAGATTGACAGAAATGTTTTGTGATATTTGTATTAAAGAGATATTGAAAGGCAATAGGCCTGGTACTCATTTCACAAGGGATGGATGGTTGAAAATAATGACAAACTTTGAGAAAGAAACGGGCAAGAGTTTTTCACAAAGACAACTTAAAAATAGGTGGGATGCCCTAAAAAAAGAatggaaagcttggaaaaaacTTAAAGGCGAAGATAATGGTTTAGGGTGGAATCCTATAAAAAGAACCGTTGATGCATCGGATGAATGGAGGGAAAGTAGGCTACAG GTTGTGCCTGaagctaaaaaatttaaaacatcggGCATTGATCCTGAATTCGAAGTGAAGTTAGACCAAATGTTCATGGGGATAGTTGCAACAGGTGATAAAGCATGGGCACCTTCTTCTG GTGATGAGTACAGTCGATGA
- the LOC107954691 gene encoding L10-interacting MYB domain-containing protein-like isoform X1 produces MKKAMWDKRLTEMFCDICIKEILKGNRPGTHFTRDGWLKIMTNFEKETGKSFSQRQLKNRWDALKKEWKAWKKLKGEDNGLGWNPIKRTVDASDEWRESRLQVVPEAKKFKTSGIDPEFEVKLDQMFMGIVATGDKAWAPSSGTLSTDFLEDVNNEIPEENEEENMRNDVHILNDVHISNDVHILNDFQIDGNNQKRKNPEMSSSHFKTGRKKSSKQIRGAARLSNQIEKLCNATDSMSQATSSLTPVMDPFGIPQAVKMLDSMSEEVPEASPLYFFALRLLLNKDK; encoded by the exons ATGAAAAAAGCAATGTGGGATAAGAGATTGACAGAAATGTTTTGTGATATTTGTATTAAAGAGATATTGAAAGGCAATAGGCCTGGTACTCATTTCACAAGGGATGGATGGTTGAAAATAATGACAAACTTTGAGAAAGAAACGGGCAAGAGTTTTTCACAAAGACAACTTAAAAATAGGTGGGATGCCCTAAAAAAAGAatggaaagcttggaaaaaacTTAAAGGCGAAGATAATGGTTTAGGGTGGAATCCTATAAAAAGAACCGTTGATGCATCGGATGAATGGAGGGAAAGTAGGCTACAG GTTGTGCCTGaagctaaaaaatttaaaacatcggGCATTGATCCTGAATTCGAAGTGAAGTTAGACCAAATGTTCATGGGGATAGTTGCAACAGGTGATAAAGCATGGGCACCTTCTTCTGGTACACTCTCTACTGATTTTTTAGAGGATGTTAACAACGAAAtacctgaagagaatgaagaagaaaatatgagaaatgatgttcacattttaaatgatgttcacatttcaaatgatgttcacattttaaatgattttcaaaTTGATGGAaacaatcaaaaaagaaaaaaccctgaGATGTCAAGTTCACATTTTAAAACTGGAAGAAAGAAATCCTCAAAGCAAATTAGAGGGGCTGCAAGATTATCcaatcaaatagaaaaattatgcaaTGCAACTGACAGTATGAGTCAAGCCACATCTAGTTTGACTCCTGTTATGGATCCATTTGGTATTCCACAAGCAGTCAAAATGCTTGACAGCATGTCGGAAGAAGTTCCAGAAGCTAGTCCGCTATACTTTTTCGCACTTAGATTATTGCTCAATAAGGACAAGTga
- the LOC107954691 gene encoding L10-interacting MYB domain-containing protein-like isoform X5 has product MTNFEKETGKSFSQRQLKNRWDALKKEWKAWKKLKGEDNGLGWNPIKRTVDASDEWRESRLQVVPEAKKFKTSGIDPEFEVKLDQMFMGIVATGDEYSR; this is encoded by the exons ATGACAAACTTTGAGAAAGAAACGGGCAAGAGTTTTTCACAAAGACAACTTAAAAATAGGTGGGATGCCCTAAAAAAAGAatggaaagcttggaaaaaacTTAAAGGCGAAGATAATGGTTTAGGGTGGAATCCTATAAAAAGAACCGTTGATGCATCGGATGAATGGAGGGAAAGTAGGCTACAG GTTGTGCCTGaagctaaaaaatttaaaacatcggGCATTGATCCTGAATTCGAAGTGAAGTTAGACCAAATGTTCATGGGGATAGTTGCAACAG GTGATGAGTACAGTCGATGA
- the LOC107954691 gene encoding L10-interacting MYB domain-containing protein-like isoform X2, giving the protein MTNFEKETGKSFSQRQLKNRWDALKKEWKAWKKLKGEDNGLGWNPIKRTVDASDEWRESRLQVVPEAKKFKTSGIDPEFEVKLDQMFMGIVATGDKAWAPSSGTLSTDFLEDVNNEIPEENEEENMRNDVHILNDVHISNDVHILNDFQIDGNNQKRKNPEMSSSHFKTGRKKSSKQIRGAARLSNQIEKLCNATDSMSQATSSLTPVMDPFGIPQAVKMLDSMSEEVPEASPLYFFALRLLLNKDK; this is encoded by the exons ATGACAAACTTTGAGAAAGAAACGGGCAAGAGTTTTTCACAAAGACAACTTAAAAATAGGTGGGATGCCCTAAAAAAAGAatggaaagcttggaaaaaacTTAAAGGCGAAGATAATGGTTTAGGGTGGAATCCTATAAAAAGAACCGTTGATGCATCGGATGAATGGAGGGAAAGTAGGCTACAG GTTGTGCCTGaagctaaaaaatttaaaacatcggGCATTGATCCTGAATTCGAAGTGAAGTTAGACCAAATGTTCATGGGGATAGTTGCAACAGGTGATAAAGCATGGGCACCTTCTTCTGGTACACTCTCTACTGATTTTTTAGAGGATGTTAACAACGAAAtacctgaagagaatgaagaagaaaatatgagaaatgatgttcacattttaaatgatgttcacatttcaaatgatgttcacattttaaatgattttcaaaTTGATGGAaacaatcaaaaaagaaaaaaccctgaGATGTCAAGTTCACATTTTAAAACTGGAAGAAAGAAATCCTCAAAGCAAATTAGAGGGGCTGCAAGATTATCcaatcaaatagaaaaattatgcaaTGCAACTGACAGTATGAGTCAAGCCACATCTAGTTTGACTCCTGTTATGGATCCATTTGGTATTCCACAAGCAGTCAAAATGCTTGACAGCATGTCGGAAGAAGTTCCAGAAGCTAGTCCGCTATACTTTTTCGCACTTAGATTATTGCTCAATAAGGACAAGTga
- the LOC107954693 gene encoding serine/threonine-protein kinase OXI1, giving the protein MVDAKQFNVHSVPSLKLDCLEVVTAVGRGAKGVVFLARDKLKEEILALKVISRDSIEKSNKGVKGNNGIERNEYRRVRFEQQVLMNFNHRLLPQLRGVLTTDKVVGFAIDYCPGRDLNSLRRKQTEKMFTDDVIRFYAAELVLALEYLHNLGIVYRDLKPENIMIQENGHIMLVDFDLSTKLSPTPPNSVTQKPPDSVKRNRFFPFKRYFNSGIAPYDSSYQALVNSEHIESGFVNKSNSFVGTEEYVAPEVISGKGHDFSVDWWSLGIVLHEMLYATTPFRGSNRKETFYRILTKSPELMGEPTPLRNMIRKLLEKDPKQRITLEGIKGHDYFKGIDWELILLIQRPPHIPAQLVLEEGFSEEGREGIKRIDVELFVQGIFANGGRRNMVKQQDTPNVYKNNTWLKPEILRPREPNPFSIF; this is encoded by the exons ATGGTCGACGCTAAACAATTCAACGTGCATTCAGTACCATCACTCAAATTAGATTGCCTAGAAGTAGTGACGGCTGTAGGACGAGGAGCGAAAGGAGTGGTGTTTCTTGCCAGAGATAAATTGAAGGAGGAAATTTTAGCTTTGAAAGTTATATCTAGAGATTCCATCGAGAAGAGTAATAAAGGAGTGAAGGGTAACAATGGAATTGAAAGGAACGAGTATAGAAGGGTTAGATTTGAACAGCAAGTGTTGATGAATTTTAACCACCGGCTTTTGCCGCAATTGCGAGGAGTTTTAACAACCGATAAAGTCGTTGGTTTTGCCATTGATTATTGTCCCGGTCGTGATCTTAATTCTTTGAGAAGGAAACAGACTGAGAAAATGTTTACCGACGATGTTATAAG GTTTTATGCAGCGGAATTGGTTCTCGCTTTGGAGTATCTTCATAATTTAGGAATTGTTTACAGAGATTTGAAACCTGAAAATATCATGATCCAGGAAAATGGCCATATCATGCTTGTCGATTTCGATCTTTCCACGAAACTTTCTCCAACACCTCCCAATTCGGTCACTCAGAAGCCGCCGGACTCTGTCAAGAGAAATCGATTCTTTCCCTTTAAAAGGTACTTCAACTCGGGTATCGCCCCTTACGACTCGTCCTACCAAGCGCTCGTCAACTCGGAACATATTGAGTCAGGCTTTGTAAATAAATCCAACTCGTTCGTTGGAACAGAGGAATACGTGGCGCCAGAAGTCATATCCGGCAAAGGTCATGATTTCTCTGTGGATTGGTGGTCCCTGGGGATCGTTCTACACGAAATGCTGTACGCCACGACACCGTTTAGGGGATCAAACAGGAAAGAAACTTTTTACCGCATTCTAACGAAATCGCCGGAACTAATGGGGGAACCGACACCGTTGAGGAACATGATAAGGAAATTGTTAGAGAAGGATCCAAAGCAAAGGATCACACTGGAGGGAATCAAGGGACACGATTATTTCAAGGGGATTGATTGGGAACTAATTCTTCTAATCCAACGACCTCCGCATATTCCGGCACAATTAGTATTGGAGGAGGGGTTTTCAGAGGAGGGCAGGGaaggaattaaaagaattgatgtGGAGTTGTTTGTACAAGGAATATTCGCAAATGGTGGCCGCAGAAATATGGTTAAACAACAGGACACTCCTAATGTATATAAAAACAATACATGGCTCAAACCCGAAATTCTTCGCCCTCGTGAACCTAATCCCTTTTCTATTTTCTAA